The Burkholderia lata genome contains a region encoding:
- a CDS encoding MetQ/NlpA family ABC transporter substrate-binding protein: protein MQRRFMLKFAAALGAAALFSGAHAQAETIKVGVTGGPHAQIMEAVKKAAAKSGLDIRIVEFSDYVQPNAALASGDLDANSYQHDPYLQAQVKDRGYKLIKVADTVTFPMGIYSKRVKSLAELKPGARIAVPNDPTNGGRALLLLQKQGLLKLRADAGLKATPLDIVDNPRKLKIVELDAAQIPRSLGDVDAAAINTNYAMEAGLKPKQDAIAIEGPNGPYANILAIREADRSKPWVAKLVAAYHSAEVKQFIEGKFGGAVIAAW, encoded by the coding sequence ATGCAACGACGCTTCATGCTGAAATTCGCGGCGGCACTGGGCGCAGCCGCGCTGTTCTCGGGCGCGCACGCGCAGGCCGAAACCATCAAGGTGGGCGTAACGGGCGGGCCGCACGCGCAGATCATGGAAGCGGTGAAGAAGGCCGCGGCGAAGAGCGGCCTCGACATCCGCATCGTCGAATTCTCGGATTACGTGCAGCCGAACGCCGCGCTCGCGTCGGGCGACCTCGACGCGAACAGCTACCAGCACGATCCGTATCTGCAGGCGCAGGTGAAGGATCGCGGCTACAAACTGATCAAGGTCGCGGATACCGTCACGTTCCCGATGGGCATCTATTCGAAGCGCGTGAAGTCGCTGGCCGAACTGAAGCCGGGCGCGCGCATCGCGGTTCCGAACGATCCGACCAACGGCGGCCGTGCGCTGCTGTTGCTGCAAAAGCAGGGCCTGCTGAAGCTGCGCGCGGACGCGGGGCTGAAGGCGACGCCGCTCGATATCGTCGACAATCCGCGCAAGCTGAAGATCGTCGAACTGGATGCGGCGCAGATTCCGCGCTCGCTCGGCGACGTCGACGCGGCCGCGATCAACACCAACTACGCGATGGAAGCGGGGTTGAAACCGAAACAGGACGCGATCGCGATCGAGGGTCCGAATGGCCCGTACGCGAACATCCTCGCGATCCGCGAGGCGGACCGGAGCAAGCCGTGGGTCGCGAAACTGGTCGCGGCCTATCATTCGGCCGAGGTGAAGCAGTTCATCGAAGGCAAGTTCGGCGGCGCGGTCATTGCCGCCTGGTAA
- a CDS encoding methionine ABC transporter permease — protein sequence MLSEMFDMFVQSFWETLIMVGISGVVGALVGLPLGVLLYLTDRQGVLQNLAVNRVLGGIVNAVRSTPFIILLVAVIPFTRLVTGSSIGTAAAVVPLTLAAAPFIARLVETALREVDRGLIEAAQSMGATTSQIVFKVLLPESLPGVVAGLTITFVSLVGYSAMAGAIGGGGLGDLGIRYGYQRYLPEVMWTVVAILIVFVQIVQSFGDWLVRRLSHK from the coding sequence ATGTTGAGTGAGATGTTCGATATGTTCGTGCAGTCGTTCTGGGAGACGCTGATCATGGTCGGCATCTCCGGAGTGGTTGGCGCGCTCGTCGGCCTGCCGCTCGGCGTGCTGCTCTACCTGACCGATCGCCAGGGCGTGCTGCAGAATCTCGCGGTGAATCGCGTGCTCGGCGGCATCGTGAATGCGGTCCGCTCGACGCCGTTCATCATCCTGCTGGTCGCGGTGATTCCGTTTACGCGGCTCGTCACGGGTTCGTCGATCGGCACGGCCGCGGCGGTCGTGCCGCTGACGCTCGCGGCCGCGCCGTTCATCGCGCGTCTCGTCGAGACGGCGCTGCGCGAAGTCGACCGCGGGCTGATCGAGGCTGCGCAGTCGATGGGCGCGACCACGTCGCAGATCGTCTTCAAGGTGCTGCTGCCCGAATCGCTGCCGGGCGTCGTCGCGGGCCTGACGATCACGTTCGTGTCGCTGGTCGGCTATTCGGCGATGGCGGGCGCGATCGGTGGTGGCGGCCTCGGCGATCTCGGGATCCGCTACGGCTACCAGCGTTATCTGCCCGAAGTGATGTGGACGGTGGTCGCGATCCTGATCGTATTCGTGCAGATCGTGCAGTCGTTCGGCGACTGGCTCGTCCGCCGGCTGAGCCACAAGTAA